The Halanaerobium praevalens DSM 2228 genome contains a region encoding:
- a CDS encoding TlyA family RNA methyltransferase, translating to MARKKRLDILVTERKMFKSRSQAKRAIMAGLVFVNGQREDKAGTQIDPAAEIEYKGTKNPYVSRGGFKLEKALKVFEVDPEQKEAIDIGASTGGFTDCLLQNGAQKVYAIDVGYGQLAWKLRQDKRVEILERCNFRHLEKKDLPVEVPLIVTDVSFISLRLIVKGVKKFLKKEGDFIALIKPQFEAGRDRVGKNGIVKDPAVHQDVINQLSEVFLEEGFKPINLDYSPITGASSKNIEYLIQLKYIDQTSDFRLEKWVKKIESVINTAHSELGGA from the coding sequence ATGGCCCGAAAAAAAAGATTAGATATTTTAGTAACAGAAAGAAAAATGTTTAAAAGCCGTTCTCAGGCTAAAAGAGCTATTATGGCTGGTCTAGTTTTTGTTAATGGGCAAAGAGAAGATAAGGCTGGGACTCAAATTGATCCTGCAGCTGAGATTGAATATAAAGGAACTAAAAATCCTTATGTTAGTCGAGGTGGTTTTAAGTTAGAAAAAGCTTTAAAGGTATTTGAAGTTGATCCTGAGCAAAAAGAAGCGATTGATATTGGTGCTTCTACAGGTGGTTTTACAGATTGTTTATTACAAAATGGTGCTCAAAAAGTTTATGCAATTGATGTTGGTTATGGCCAATTAGCTTGGAAATTACGACAAGATAAAAGAGTTGAAATTTTAGAGAGATGTAATTTTCGGCATTTAGAGAAGAAAGATTTGCCAGTTGAAGTTCCTTTAATTGTGACAGATGTTTCTTTTATTTCTCTGCGTTTAATTGTTAAAGGAGTTAAAAAATTTTTGAAAAAAGAAGGAGATTTTATAGCTTTAATCAAACCTCAATTTGAAGCAGGAAGAGATAGAGTAGGTAAAAATGGGATTGTAAAAGATCCAGCTGTCCATCAGGATGTAATTAATCAATTAAGCGAAGTCTTTTTAGAAGAAGGATTTAAACCTATAAACTTAGATTATTCTCCAATTACAGGTGCTTCAAGTAAAAACATTGAATATTTGATTCAGCTTAAGTACATTGATCAGACATCTGACTTTAGACTGGAAAAATGGGTTAAAAAAATTGAGAGTGTTATCAATACTGCTCATTCTGAATTAGGGGGAGCTTAA
- the recN gene encoding DNA repair protein RecN, translated as MLSDLQVKNFALINKVNINFKQGLNILSGETGAGKSIIIGALDLLLGARANTDVIRSGKKSAYISAFFQPNELPIINGILTEAGIEKEENGVLIAREIRENGRNRTLINGQLATLKIVKKISRYLIDIHGQHEHQLLLDQGSHLIILDAFIGGEIKTLKSEIRDLYQKLTKIRNELSEIEIDDSERVRELDIINFQIDEIEEAALVKGEYQKLKEEYNSLAHGEEIYNIAVELLNVLSGDDYSEKGIIDRLAILKKKFSTVEEYNQNLKDLNKKFADIYYILEDFIFDLRDFETNFDYDEERISIISDRLDLINTLLRKYGENVETILLYLDELYQKRDKLENAEAKISDLNTKKEKLKNEILTKAKKLSQIRKEHAQDLEKKLKAELKDLAMEDVRFRVDFKAKEISPTGIDQIEFLISPNRGEELKSLAKIASGGELSRIMLSLKTITAALDQVDTLVFDEVDSGVGGKTAAKMAAKLTQISKSRQIICITHLPQLASAANHHFLIKKENDKNRTFTKIKALTAKERISEIARMIGGTTITDKTLAHAEEMLQLAN; from the coding sequence ATGCTCAGTGATTTACAGGTTAAGAATTTTGCTTTAATTAATAAAGTTAATATAAATTTTAAACAGGGATTAAATATTTTAAGTGGTGAAACAGGAGCTGGTAAATCAATAATTATTGGTGCTTTAGATTTATTATTAGGTGCTCGAGCTAATACAGATGTCATTAGAAGTGGTAAAAAATCTGCTTATATTTCTGCTTTTTTTCAGCCAAATGAGCTTCCAATAATTAATGGGATTTTAACTGAAGCTGGGATAGAAAAAGAAGAAAATGGAGTTTTAATCGCCCGTGAAATTAGAGAAAATGGTCGTAACCGTACTCTAATTAATGGTCAATTAGCAACTTTGAAAATTGTAAAAAAGATAAGTAGATATTTAATTGATATTCACGGTCAACATGAACATCAACTTCTTTTAGATCAAGGCTCTCATTTAATAATATTAGATGCTTTTATTGGTGGAGAAATTAAGACTTTAAAATCTGAAATAAGAGATTTATATCAAAAATTAACAAAAATAAGAAATGAATTATCTGAGATTGAAATTGATGATTCAGAACGAGTTAGAGAATTGGATATTATTAATTTTCAGATTGATGAAATTGAAGAAGCTGCTCTAGTAAAGGGAGAATATCAAAAATTAAAAGAAGAGTATAATTCTCTTGCACACGGAGAAGAAATTTATAATATAGCAGTTGAATTATTAAATGTTTTGAGTGGTGATGATTATAGTGAAAAAGGAATTATAGATAGATTAGCTATTTTAAAAAAGAAATTTTCTACTGTAGAAGAATATAATCAAAACTTAAAAGACTTAAATAAGAAGTTTGCTGATATTTATTATATTTTAGAAGATTTTATTTTTGATTTAAGAGATTTTGAAACTAATTTTGATTATGATGAAGAAAGAATTTCTATAATTAGTGATCGTTTAGATTTAATTAATACTTTATTAAGAAAATATGGAGAAAATGTAGAAACAATTTTATTGTATTTAGATGAATTATATCAGAAAAGAGATAAATTAGAAAATGCTGAAGCTAAAATTTCTGATTTAAATACTAAAAAAGAAAAGTTAAAGAATGAAATATTAACTAAAGCTAAAAAACTTTCTCAAATCAGAAAAGAGCATGCTCAAGATTTAGAAAAAAAGTTAAAAGCCGAATTAAAAGATTTAGCAATGGAAGATGTTCGTTTTAGGGTTGATTTTAAAGCAAAAGAAATTTCTCCAACTGGAATTGATCAAATTGAATTTTTAATTTCACCAAATAGAGGTGAAGAATTAAAATCACTGGCTAAAATTGCTTCCGGAGGAGAATTATCCAGAATAATGCTTTCTTTAAAAACAATAACAGCTGCTCTAGATCAAGTAGATACTTTAGTTTTTGATGAGGTAGATAGTGGTGTTGGTGGTAAAACAGCTGCTAAAATGGCAGCAAAATTAACTCAGATTTCAAAGTCAAGACAGATAATTTGTATTACTCATTTACCACAATTAGCTAGTGCTGCCAATCATCACTTTTTGATCAAAAAAGAAAATGATAAAAATAGAACTTTCACTAAAATCAAGGCTTTAACTGCAAAAGAAAGAATTAGCGAAATAGCTAGAATGATTGGTGGAACAACGATTACTGATAAAACACTAGCCCATGCTGAAGAAATGCTGCAATTGGCAAATTAA
- a CDS encoding endonuclease Q family protein, protein MLKEYFADLHIHIGGGSDGSPVKITASRKLNFPNILAEAAFKKGLDIIGIIDCASPVVLKDIDQMLAEAKMKELEQGGILYSEKLLVLPGAEIESREKNGGQVHYLAFFPKIKQIKNFSKTMENYISNITLSSQAASLTGQELLKIVDYHGGIMIPAHIFTPYKSFYGRAFASYSEIFTTAEWDKIPAVELGLSADTKMADLLPELSNKSFLSNSDAHSLAKIAREYNVLELEALNFKNVFRALKRGSKNKIKKNYGLNPELGKYNRSHCEGCNTTFTGDKAVLKCPNCKSDQMVIGVKDRILEIAAKKRPQAPVKRPDYIYQVPILDIPGIGKKTAAKLFENCGTEMDIIHNLSAKELENCLSPRIYKKLIKARKQDFSFKAGGGGKYGKVVF, encoded by the coding sequence ATGTTAAAAGAATATTTTGCTGATTTGCATATTCATATTGGGGGAGGTAGTGATGGTAGCCCTGTTAAAATAACTGCTTCACGCAAATTGAATTTTCCTAATATTTTAGCAGAAGCTGCTTTTAAAAAAGGTTTAGATATTATTGGAATAATTGATTGTGCTTCACCTGTAGTTTTAAAAGATATTGATCAGATGTTGGCTGAAGCTAAGATGAAGGAATTAGAACAAGGTGGAATTCTTTATTCAGAAAAACTGCTGGTACTTCCTGGAGCAGAAATTGAGAGCAGAGAAAAAAATGGAGGTCAAGTTCATTATTTAGCTTTTTTTCCTAAAATAAAACAGATTAAAAATTTTAGTAAAACTATGGAAAATTATATTTCTAATATAACTTTAAGTTCTCAAGCTGCTAGTTTAACTGGACAAGAATTACTTAAAATAGTAGATTATCATGGTGGAATTATGATTCCAGCTCATATATTTACCCCATATAAAAGTTTTTATGGTAGAGCTTTTGCAAGTTATTCGGAAATTTTCACAACTGCTGAATGGGATAAAATACCAGCTGTTGAACTTGGTTTAAGTGCCGATACTAAAATGGCAGATTTACTGCCTGAATTGAGTAATAAATCCTTTTTAAGTAATTCAGATGCTCATTCTTTAGCTAAAATTGCTAGAGAATACAATGTTTTAGAACTGGAAGCTTTAAATTTTAAAAATGTTTTTAGAGCTTTAAAAAGAGGCTCTAAGAATAAAATTAAAAAAAATTATGGTTTAAATCCTGAATTAGGAAAATATAATCGTTCACATTGTGAAGGGTGTAATACCACTTTCACAGGCGATAAAGCAGTTTTAAAATGTCCTAATTGTAAGTCAGATCAGATGGTGATTGGGGTTAAAGATAGAATTTTAGAAATTGCAGCTAAAAAAAGACCTCAAGCTCCAGTTAAAAGACCAGATTATATTTATCAAGTTCCAATTTTAGATATTCCTGGAATTGGGAAAAAAACTGCTGCTAAACTTTTTGAAAACTGTGGAACTGAAATGGATATTATTCATAATTTAAGTGCAAAAGAATTAGAAAATTGTTTAAGCCCTAGAATATATAAAAAGTTAATAAAAGCTAGAAAGCAAGATTTCAGTTTTAAAGCTGGTGGAGGCGGAAAATACGGCAAAGTAGTTTTTTAA
- a CDS encoding aminopeptidase: MSDIKLNKYAKLLVDYSLELKKGDQVLIQAEDVSQALVKEVYQEVLKKGGHPLVITKFAEQEELFYKYASEEQLKYKSPFIKHLMKNVDASLKILGNNNTKNLAGVNPEKIKMKAIAQKEISEIVMNRAAEGSLNWNLCQFPTQADAQEAGMSLIDYRDFVYKACHLDKEDPIAYWKKFGKELERIASVLNQKNELHFIAEDTDLKCKVGGRTWVADKGEENYPGGEVFTGPIENSVEGKIRFSFPGIYSGQEIKDIRLEFKAGKVVQASAAKGEKLLNSLLETDEGARYVGEVAVGCNKGINKFSRNMLFDEKIGGTIHLALGRSYPETGGENISTIHWDMLCDMKNGGEIYADGELIYQAGEFII; this comes from the coding sequence ATGTCAGATATTAAATTAAATAAGTATGCTAAATTACTAGTTGATTATTCTTTAGAGTTAAAAAAAGGAGATCAAGTTTTAATCCAGGCTGAAGATGTAAGTCAAGCTTTAGTAAAAGAAGTATATCAGGAAGTACTCAAAAAGGGTGGCCACCCATTAGTCATAACAAAATTTGCAGAGCAAGAAGAGCTTTTTTATAAATATGCATCTGAAGAGCAATTAAAATATAAATCACCTTTTATTAAGCATTTAATGAAAAATGTAGATGCATCTTTAAAGATTTTAGGTAATAATAATACTAAAAATTTGGCAGGAGTTAATCCAGAAAAAATAAAAATGAAAGCCATAGCTCAAAAAGAAATTAGTGAGATTGTAATGAATAGAGCAGCTGAAGGTAGTTTAAATTGGAATCTTTGCCAATTTCCAACTCAAGCTGATGCTCAAGAAGCTGGTATGTCTTTAATTGATTACCGTGATTTTGTTTATAAAGCTTGTCATTTAGATAAAGAAGACCCAATTGCTTATTGGAAAAAATTTGGTAAAGAATTAGAGAGAATAGCTTCTGTTTTAAACCAAAAAAATGAATTACATTTTATTGCTGAAGATACAGATTTAAAGTGTAAAGTTGGCGGCCGAACTTGGGTAGCAGATAAGGGTGAAGAAAATTATCCTGGGGGAGAAGTTTTTACAGGGCCAATAGAAAATAGTGTTGAAGGAAAAATAAGATTTTCTTTTCCTGGAATTTATAGTGGTCAAGAAATTAAAGATATTAGACTTGAATTTAAGGCAGGTAAGGTAGTTCAAGCCTCAGCTGCCAAAGGAGAAAAATTATTAAATTCATTACTTGAAACTGATGAAGGTGCTCGTTATGTAGGAGAAGTTGCTGTTGGCTGTAATAAGGGAATAAATAAATTTAGTCGCAATATGTTATTTGATGAAAAAATTGGAGGCACAATCCATTTAGCCTTAGGCCGCAGTTATCCTGAAACTGGAGGTGAAAATATTTCAACTATTCACTGGGATATGCTTTGTGATATGAAAAATGGTGGAGAAATTTATGCTGATGGAGAATTAATTTATCAGGCTGGTGAATTTATAATTTAA
- the dxs gene encoding 1-deoxy-D-xylulose-5-phosphate synthase, which translates to MTNYLDKINGTSDLKKLKGSQLNELASEIRDFLLENISQTGGHLASNLGTVELTIALHHYLNSPTDKIIWDVGHQAYTHKILTGRKNCFTKLRQKNGLSGYPKCTESPHDIIGAGHSSTSISAALGLALARENLNQIGDIYSVIGDGALTGGMAFEALNHAGHIGADINVILNDNEMSISDNVGAISSYLNSLRSDPTLKKVQADIEFLLNKIPKFGKTVSNTVDRVKAALKYSFIQGVLFEEFGFKYLGPIDGHNINELIKYFQQAEKIEGPVLLHVLTKKGKGYPPAENNPDQFHGVGPFNLKDGSSKKTKSKPSYSKVFGECLTKIAAQDKRVAGITAAMPSGTGLNIFAKAFPDRYYDVGIAEQHAITMSTGLARGGMKPVCALYSTFLQRAYDQVIHDAAIQNLDLTIAIDRAGIVGNDGETHQGLFDYSFLRPIPNLVMMAPKNAEQLQQMLYTAINYSGPAILRYPRGSIRGQYLPLPVEELQELEIGKAKEVLAVKKETLITILAIGSTVEPAVKAAEILNKNGYQTALVDARFIKPLDQEIILKALNNSQNIITVEEQVLAGGFSSAVLELAADNGIKINKIKRIGIGDQFVNQGGMEEMKKEYDLDARGILKNALSLLDKAEEVDELWPEKKD; encoded by the coding sequence ATGACTAATTATTTAGATAAAATAAATGGAACAAGTGATTTAAAGAAATTAAAAGGTTCTCAACTGAACGAATTAGCCTCTGAAATAAGAGATTTTTTACTTGAAAATATTTCTCAAACCGGTGGTCATCTTGCTTCAAATTTAGGTACAGTAGAATTGACAATTGCCCTACATCATTATTTAAATAGTCCTACAGATAAAATAATTTGGGATGTTGGTCACCAGGCTTATACTCATAAAATTTTGACAGGACGTAAAAATTGCTTTACAAAATTAAGACAAAAAAATGGTTTAAGTGGTTATCCCAAATGTACTGAATCTCCACATGATATTATTGGAGCTGGACATAGCAGTACTTCTATTTCTGCAGCTTTAGGTCTAGCTTTGGCTAGAGAAAATTTAAATCAAATAGGAGATATTTATTCAGTAATTGGTGATGGTGCTTTAACTGGGGGGATGGCATTTGAAGCTTTAAATCATGCTGGGCATATTGGAGCTGACATTAATGTCATTTTAAATGATAATGAAATGTCTATTTCTGATAATGTTGGAGCTATTTCAAGCTATTTAAATAGTTTAAGAAGTGATCCAACTTTAAAAAAGGTACAAGCAGATATAGAATTTCTGCTTAATAAAATACCTAAATTTGGAAAGACAGTTTCTAATACAGTAGATCGAGTTAAAGCAGCTTTAAAATATAGTTTTATCCAAGGGGTTTTATTTGAAGAATTTGGTTTTAAATACTTAGGACCAATCGATGGTCATAATATAAATGAATTAATCAAATATTTTCAACAGGCTGAAAAAATAGAGGGGCCTGTACTTTTACATGTTTTAACTAAAAAAGGTAAAGGTTATCCACCAGCAGAAAATAATCCAGATCAATTTCATGGTGTTGGGCCTTTTAATCTTAAAGATGGAAGTTCTAAAAAAACAAAATCAAAGCCAAGTTATAGTAAAGTTTTTGGAGAGTGTTTAACTAAAATTGCAGCTCAAGACAAAAGGGTTGCTGGTATAACTGCTGCTATGCCTTCAGGTACTGGCTTAAATATTTTTGCTAAGGCTTTTCCTGATAGATATTATGATGTTGGAATTGCAGAACAGCATGCAATAACTATGAGTACTGGTTTAGCCAGAGGAGGTATGAAGCCTGTTTGTGCTCTTTATTCTACCTTTTTACAAAGAGCTTATGATCAGGTGATTCATGATGCTGCAATTCAAAATTTAGATTTAACTATTGCTATTGATCGGGCTGGTATTGTTGGTAATGATGGTGAAACACATCAGGGATTATTTGATTATTCATTTTTACGTCCTATTCCTAATTTAGTTATGATGGCACCTAAAAATGCTGAACAATTACAGCAGATGCTCTATACAGCTATTAATTATTCTGGTCCAGCTATATTGCGTTATCCTCGAGGTAGTATTAGAGGTCAATATTTGCCTCTGCCAGTTGAAGAACTACAAGAACTAGAAATTGGAAAAGCTAAAGAAGTGCTTGCAGTAAAAAAAGAAACACTGATTACTATTTTAGCAATTGGTTCAACTGTAGAGCCAGCAGTTAAAGCTGCAGAAATTTTAAATAAAAATGGATATCAAACAGCTTTAGTGGATGCTCGGTTTATAAAACCTTTAGATCAAGAAATAATCCTTAAAGCTTTAAATAATTCTCAAAATATAATCACAGTTGAAGAACAAGTTTTAGCAGGAGGTTTTTCTTCTGCTGTTTTAGAACTTGCAGCTGATAATGGAATTAAAATTAATAAAATTAAAAGAATTGGTATTGGAGATCAATTTGTAAATCAAGGTGGAATGGAAGAAATGAAAAAAGAATATGACTTAGATGCCCGAGGAATTCTAAAAAATGCCCTTTCTTTGCTTGATAAAGCAGAGGAGGTAGATGAGTTATGGCCCGAAAAAAAAGATTAG
- a CDS encoding NAD(+)/NADH kinase: MDKAALIVNLDKREAFTVAERAIEWFEKRGKDYLIEKKAAFQLSQKSKGADYQKIKAESDYIIIIGGDGTFLHSSHHFIGSDLPLLGINVGHLGFLTDVETEELTKALEMIDNGNYKVEKRMMLKCEQHRAKKVIRSSYALNDYVLNRDPDSQMLKIELFINNELVNKFRGDGLILATPTGSTAYSLSAGGPIINPHKIKAILITPICPHNLHLRPMVIAKDEQIRIKVDSDGRSIKGCADGRKKNEIVPGDEIYISGADQELSIIKLPDRTFYTIVKEKMNLA; the protein is encoded by the coding sequence ATGGATAAAGCTGCTTTAATTGTTAACTTAGATAAAAGAGAAGCCTTTACAGTGGCAGAAAGAGCAATTGAGTGGTTTGAAAAGCGAGGTAAAGATTATTTAATTGAAAAAAAAGCAGCTTTTCAACTATCTCAAAAAAGCAAAGGTGCTGACTATCAAAAAATAAAAGCTGAAAGTGATTATATAATTATTATTGGTGGTGATGGAACTTTTTTGCATAGTTCACATCATTTTATTGGTAGTGATCTTCCTTTATTGGGAATTAATGTAGGGCACTTAGGTTTTTTAACTGATGTTGAAACTGAAGAGTTGACGAAGGCTCTAGAGATGATTGATAATGGAAACTATAAAGTGGAAAAAAGAATGATGTTAAAATGTGAACAGCATCGAGCTAAAAAAGTAATTAGATCTAGTTATGCTCTTAATGATTATGTTTTAAATAGAGATCCTGATTCTCAAATGTTAAAAATAGAACTTTTTATTAATAATGAACTTGTTAATAAATTCAGAGGTGATGGCCTAATTCTTGCTACTCCAACTGGCTCAACAGCTTATTCTTTATCTGCAGGAGGACCAATAATTAACCCACACAAAATAAAGGCTATTTTAATTACTCCTATTTGTCCTCATAATTTACATTTGAGGCCAATGGTTATTGCTAAAGATGAACAAATAAGGATTAAAGTAGATAGTGATGGTCGTTCTATCAAAGGTTGTGCTGATGGAAGGAAAAAAAATGAAATAGTTCCTGGTGATGAAATCTATATTAGTGGAGCTGATCAGGAATTATCAATAATTAAACTTCCTGATCGGACATTTTATACTATTGTTAAAGAAAAAATGAACCTTGCCTAA
- a CDS encoding purine-nucleoside phosphorylase, which produces MIKDIKTNAEIISKQLNYKPEVGLILGSGLGVMAEEIENPIYIDYGELKNFPISTVKGHAGRFVIGELEGKKVIAMQGRTHYYEGYSMQELVMPVRIMKEVGIEKLILTNAAGGVNEEFTAGEFMIISDHLNLMGDNPLIGENFADFGPRFPDMSTAYNEELIKVAEQVARDNGILTRKGVYAAESGPSYETPAEIKYLRTIGADAVGMSTVPEVIAANHMGLDIIGVSCITNMAAGVLPQPLDHSEVVEIAEKVRPDFIKLMRGIIKNI; this is translated from the coding sequence ATGATTAAAGATATTAAAACTAATGCAGAAATCATTTCTAAACAACTTAATTATAAGCCAGAAGTTGGATTAATTTTAGGATCAGGACTTGGAGTGATGGCTGAAGAAATTGAGAATCCAATTTATATTGATTATGGTGAATTAAAAAACTTTCCTATTTCTACTGTTAAAGGACATGCAGGTAGATTTGTAATTGGCGAATTAGAAGGTAAAAAAGTAATTGCTATGCAGGGTAGAACACATTATTATGAGGGTTATTCTATGCAAGAATTAGTTATGCCAGTTAGAATAATGAAAGAAGTTGGAATAGAAAAATTGATTTTAACTAATGCAGCTGGTGGAGTTAATGAAGAATTTACCGCTGGAGAATTTATGATTATTTCTGACCATCTAAATTTAATGGGAGATAATCCTTTAATTGGTGAAAATTTTGCTGATTTTGGTCCTCGCTTTCCTGATATGTCAACAGCATATAATGAAGAATTAATTAAAGTAGCAGAACAAGTTGCTAGAGATAATGGAATTTTAACTCGCAAAGGGGTTTATGCTGCTGAATCAGGCCCTAGTTATGAGACTCCTGCTGAAATTAAATATCTCAGAACTATTGGAGCAGATGCAGTTGGAATGTCTACTGTCCCAGAAGTTATTGCAGCTAACCATATGGGATTAGATATTATTGGTGTTTCTTGTATTACTAATATGGCTGCTGGAGTTTTACCACAGCCCTTAGATCATAGTGAAGTAGTTGAAATAGCTGAAAAAGTTAGACCTGATTTTATTAAACTAATGCGAGGAATTATAAAAAATATTTAG
- a CDS encoding NUDIX hydrolase has protein sequence MKIMQEKKIARKNIYSGQIIDVYQDQVEFPNKKQSSREVVKHSGGVSIIAENEAGKVLMIKQYRYPVDEIIYEIPAGKLEAKEELLDCAKRELREETGYTAQKFKKLFEFYPTPGYSSETIYIYQAQDLSFVGRDLDEGEYIEVVPKTKSELKELFQAGKIKDSKTLIAVMHYLGDF, from the coding sequence ATGAAAATTATGCAAGAGAAAAAAATAGCTAGAAAAAATATATATTCAGGTCAGATAATTGATGTTTATCAAGATCAAGTTGAGTTTCCAAATAAGAAACAATCTAGCCGTGAAGTAGTAAAACATAGTGGTGGAGTTTCAATTATAGCTGAAAATGAAGCTGGAAAAGTTTTAATGATTAAACAATATAGATATCCTGTTGATGAAATCATTTATGAGATACCAGCTGGAAAATTAGAAGCAAAAGAAGAATTATTGGACTGTGCCAAAAGAGAATTAAGAGAAGAAACAGGCTATACAGCCCAAAAATTTAAAAAATTATTTGAATTTTATCCAACACCTGGTTATAGTAGTGAAACTATTTATATTTATCAAGCTCAAGATTTAAGTTTTGTTGGCAGAGATTTAGATGAGGGAGAATATATTGAGGTTGTTCCAAAAACAAAATCTGAATTAAAAGAACTCTTTCAAGCTGGTAAAATTAAGGACAGTAAAACTTTAATTGCTGTAATGCATTACTTAGGTGATTTTTAA
- the spo0A gene encoding sporulation transcription factor Spo0A yields the protein MNKINILITDDNREFCQLFAEFLEGDADFNVIDMFYNGEEVLEYIKENENPDILILDLIMPHLDGIGVLEELNAQDLIGDMKIIALTAMGHDTIMKTVIELGVHYYIMKPFDLDKLKDRIKLLAAQDYKKQNNIHLNQAQLEFEKGNYTPLITDVIEELGIPAHIKGYRYVREAVELVINDMDLLSAVTKQLYPQVSKEFDSTPSRVERAIRHAIDVVWQRGNQKALKKYFSNNMNEDIKPTNSQFIAKIADTIMVELKVS from the coding sequence ATGAATAAAATTAATATTTTAATTACAGATGATAATCGAGAATTTTGTCAACTCTTTGCTGAATTTTTAGAAGGGGATGCTGATTTTAATGTAATTGATATGTTTTATAATGGGGAAGAAGTTTTAGAATATATTAAAGAAAACGAAAATCCTGATATTTTAATTTTAGATTTAATTATGCCTCATTTAGATGGAATTGGAGTTTTAGAAGAATTAAATGCTCAAGATTTAATTGGAGACATGAAGATTATTGCGCTGACAGCAATGGGTCATGATACAATTATGAAAACTGTAATTGAATTAGGTGTTCATTATTATATTATGAAACCATTTGATTTAGACAAATTAAAAGATAGAATTAAATTATTGGCAGCTCAAGATTATAAAAAACAAAATAATATCCATCTTAATCAAGCTCAATTAGAATTTGAAAAAGGTAATTATACTCCTTTAATTACAGATGTGATAGAAGAATTAGGTATTCCTGCACATATTAAAGGTTATCGTTATGTTAGAGAAGCGGTAGAATTAGTTATTAATGATATGGATTTATTAAGTGCTGTAACTAAACAACTATATCCTCAAGTTTCCAAAGAATTTGATTCTACTCCCAGTCGAGTTGAAAGAGCTATTCGACATGCAATTGATGTTGTCTGGCAGCGAGGTAATCAAAAAGCTTTAAAAAAATATTTTTCAAATAATATGAATGAAGATATTAAACCAACGAATTCTCAATTTATTGCTAAAATAGCAGATACAATTATGGTAGAGTTAAAAGTTTCATAA